One Chitinophaga sp. H8 DNA window includes the following coding sequences:
- a CDS encoding porin family protein has translation MKQLLLLGVFCGIVTTSVAQGRFDVKQSVRLGFKIDPTITILNPQEAGVNRNSAKLGVSYGLMVDFLLDPEGRYAIASGLQISTAGSKLKYDAGKGLGNFRQQPAEYNMKLQHIEIPLSIKLKTVGGSDIAYWGQFGTYFGFPIRARADVVTMSQTFDRQHILKDINRINIGMLIGAGIEYPLGESLTGLVGISFQNGFIDVTRNSKWDDGRVNLNSFALKLGVYF, from the coding sequence ATGAAGCAGCTATTATTGTTAGGCGTCTTTTGCGGAATAGTTACAACAAGTGTGGCACAAGGTCGGTTTGATGTAAAACAATCCGTGCGGCTGGGATTTAAGATTGATCCCACAATCACCATACTGAATCCGCAGGAAGCAGGGGTAAACCGTAATAGTGCAAAGCTGGGAGTGAGTTATGGTTTGATGGTAGATTTCTTATTGGATCCGGAAGGCAGATATGCTATTGCTTCTGGCCTGCAGATAAGCACGGCTGGCAGCAAACTGAAATATGATGCCGGCAAAGGGCTGGGTAACTTCAGGCAGCAACCGGCAGAGTACAATATGAAATTGCAGCACATAGAAATACCACTGAGTATTAAGCTGAAAACAGTGGGTGGGAGTGATATTGCTTACTGGGGACAGTTTGGTACCTACTTTGGTTTTCCCATCCGGGCCCGCGCAGATGTAGTGACGATGTCGCAAACCTTTGACCGCCAGCATATTTTGAAAGACATCAACCGCATTAACATTGGTATGCTGATAGGGGCAGGGATTGAATATCCGCTGGGAGAAAGCCTGACCGGATTGGTGGGGATCAGCTTCCAGAATGGGTTTATTGACGTAACCCGCAATAGCAAATGGGATGATGGGAGAGTGAATCTTAATAGCTTTGCGTTGAAGCTGGGCGTATATTTTTAG
- a CDS encoding NAD+ synthase: protein MKIVLAQQNYHIGNFEVNTEKIIDGIQQARAEGADLVVFSELCICGYPPRDFLEFEDFIAKCYAAIDRIKAYTKDIAVLVGAPCRNPQREGKDLFNAAWFLYEQEVKQVVHKTLLPTYDVFDEYRYFEPAYEWQVIPFKGKKLAVTICEDIWNLGDNPLYRVCPMDKLMEQQPDVMINLSASPFDYDHDEDRKEIIRANVLKYRMPMLYCNTVGSQTEIVFDGGSLVYDAQGNVVRELPYFLEAMESVELDTLTGNNTAIPEATIFTPMTSLVFEHNIDRIYDALILGIRDYFRKMGFTKAILGSSGGIDSAVVLAIACDALGKENVRAILMPSPYSTEHSVDDAVALSKNLDNPYDIIRINDIYESFLQTLDPYFKGLPFNVAEENTQSRIRGNLLMGLSNKFGYILLNTSNKSELSTGYGTLYGDMAGGLSVIGDVYKMQVYALARYINRKGEIIPVNIIDKAPSAELRPNQKDSDSLPDYAVLDKVLYQYIERRQGPQEIIAQGFDEALVSRTLKLVNTNEYKRNQFCPIIRVSSKAFGVGRRIPIVGKYLS, encoded by the coding sequence ATGAAAATCGTACTGGCCCAGCAGAATTATCATATTGGTAATTTTGAGGTAAACACGGAAAAGATCATTGATGGAATTCAGCAGGCCCGCGCAGAAGGGGCTGATCTGGTCGTGTTCTCTGAATTATGCATTTGTGGTTACCCCCCACGTGACTTTTTAGAGTTTGAAGATTTTATTGCCAAATGTTATGCAGCGATTGATCGCATAAAGGCCTATACTAAAGATATCGCGGTGCTGGTAGGTGCTCCCTGCCGTAATCCGCAACGGGAAGGAAAAGACTTGTTTAATGCGGCCTGGTTTTTATACGAACAGGAAGTAAAACAGGTAGTGCATAAAACGTTGCTGCCTACGTACGATGTATTTGATGAATACCGCTACTTTGAACCCGCTTATGAATGGCAGGTAATACCCTTCAAAGGCAAAAAGCTGGCGGTAACTATTTGTGAAGATATCTGGAACCTGGGTGATAATCCCTTGTACCGCGTTTGCCCAATGGATAAGCTGATGGAACAGCAGCCGGATGTGATGATCAACCTGTCGGCTTCTCCGTTTGATTATGATCATGATGAAGACCGCAAAGAGATCATCCGGGCTAATGTATTGAAATACCGGATGCCCATGCTCTATTGCAATACAGTAGGTTCACAAACAGAAATCGTTTTCGATGGAGGTTCCCTGGTTTATGATGCCCAGGGGAATGTTGTAAGGGAATTGCCCTATTTCCTGGAAGCAATGGAAAGCGTAGAGCTGGATACGCTGACAGGCAATAACACGGCTATACCGGAGGCGACCATATTCACTCCCATGACGTCGCTGGTGTTTGAACATAACATCGATCGTATTTACGACGCACTGATATTAGGCATACGGGATTATTTCAGGAAGATGGGCTTTACCAAAGCTATTCTCGGATCATCCGGAGGGATAGACAGCGCCGTGGTGCTGGCTATTGCCTGCGATGCACTGGGCAAGGAGAATGTACGCGCTATCTTGATGCCTTCTCCTTATTCTACAGAACATTCTGTAGATGATGCAGTGGCGTTGTCCAAAAATCTGGATAATCCATATGATATTATCCGCATCAATGATATTTACGAGAGCTTCCTGCAAACACTGGATCCGTATTTTAAAGGACTACCTTTTAATGTGGCGGAAGAAAATACGCAGTCACGTATCCGTGGTAACCTCTTAATGGGCTTATCTAACAAGTTCGGGTATATCCTGTTGAACACTTCCAATAAGAGCGAGCTGTCAACCGGCTATGGTACCCTGTATGGTGATATGGCGGGCGGCTTGTCCGTAATCGGGGATGTATACAAAATGCAGGTATACGCATTGGCCCGTTATATCAACCGGAAAGGAGAAATTATCCCGGTCAATATCATTGACAAAGCCCCTTCTGCCGAATTAAGACCCAATCAAAAAGACAGCGATAGTTTACCGGATTATGCTGTGCTGGATAAAGTATTATACCAGTACATTGAGCGCCGTCAGGGCCCTCAGGAGATTATTGCCCAGGGTTTTGACGAAGCGCTGGTATCCCGTACCCTGAAACTGGTAAATACCAATGAATACAAACGTAATCAGTTCTGCCCCATCATCCGGGTATCGTCCAAAGCCTTTGGCGTAGGCCGGAGAATACCTATTGTGGGGAAGTACCTTAGTTAA